From Trichoplusia ni isolate ovarian cell line Hi5 chromosome 8, tn1, whole genome shotgun sequence, one genomic window encodes:
- the LOC113496552 gene encoding glutamate dehydrogenase, mitochondrial-like isoform X2, with product MSLLTNSSPQAALRIHFLFIYQDNVSFASLGKYFDLNMFPATRSFLRSKLPKLMKYVVPLQTTVRHYDIPDHLKKVVTEPNPSFFRMVEYFYHNAVRVCEPALFDHLNKRTHLSDKKKNQRVAGILKVMGSTNSSLQFEFPLQRKTGDYEIIQAYRCQHSVHRLPCKGGIRFSDEVNLDEVKALASLMTFKCAVSNVPFGGSKGGAGIDVPAPDVNTSGREMSWIVDTYIKTLGYHDLNAAACVTGKPINGGGIAGRVEATGRGLFMVLNHFIQDANLMKMAGTEAGFKGKTAIIQGYGNVGSFSGLFLTKHGVKVIGVLEFDTCLSNPDGINPVELQKYMAQNKKSAKGFPGAKEVGPELLFEKCDILILAAMEKALTGDNASKVNAKVIAEGANGPTTPSAHCILVKKNVLVLPDLIVNAGGVTVSYFEFLKNLNHVSFGKLSIKFWRDSNTALLDSVETSLKCAKVDARIVPTAAFASMMSGASEKHIVDTGLEYSTTNTCANVIATAKTHKLGLDMRTAAYINAIEKIFCTYDEHGLAF from the exons atgtcgctactcacaaacagctcgccacaagctgccctgcggatccattttttatttatctatcaag ATAACGTTAGTTTCGCGAGCTTGGgaaaatatttcgatttaaaTATGTTTCCTGCAACTAGATCTTTTTTGAGGTCTAAGCTCCCTAAATTGATGAAGTATGTGGTCCCTTTGCAAACTACAGTCAGACATTATGATATTCCTGATCATTTGAAAAAAGTTGTTACGGAGCCAAATCCTAGCTTCTTCAGGATGGTGGAGTACTTCTACCATAACGCTGTGCGCGTCTGTGAACCGGCACTTTTTGACCACTTGAACAAGCGCACTCATTTGTCCGACAAGAAAAAGAACCAAAGGGTTGCTGGTATTTTGAAg GTAATGGGTTCGACCAACAGCAGTCTGCAATTCGAGTTTCCGCTTCAAAGAAAAACTGGCGATTACGAGATTATTCAGGCTTACCGCTGTCAACACAGCGTACATCGCCTCCCTTGTAAAGGAG GAATCAGATTCTCAGATGAAGTGAACTTGGACGAGGTTAAAGCTTTAGCTTCCTTGATGACTTTCAAGTGTGCTGTTTCGAATGTACCTTTTGGTGGCTCTAAAGGAG gcgCTGGTATTGACGTGCCAGCCCCCGACGTGAACACTTCGGGCAGAGAAATGTCTTGGATTGTGGATACCTACATCAAAACTTTAG GGTACCACGACTTGAATGCAGCGGCTTGCGTAACAGGCAAGCCCATCAATGGAGGTGGTATAGCTGGCCGCGTGGAGGCGACCGGGCGTGGACTGTTCATGGTGCTCAACCACTTCATACAGGACGCCAACTTGATGAAGATGGCCGGCACTGAAGCCGGTTTCAAG gGAAAGACAGCAATTATCCAAGGATATGGAAACGTCGGTAGTTTTTCAGGACTTTTCCTCACCAAACATGGCGTCAAGGTGATTGGAGTGCTGGAATTCGATACATGCTTGAGTAACCCTGACGGAATCAACCCCGTG GAGTTACAAAAGTATATGGCACAAAATAAGAAGAGCGCTAAAGGATTCCCTGGTGCAAAGGAAGTCGGGCCTGAATTATTGTTCgaaaaatgtgatattttaatattggcCGCTATGGAAAAAGCTTTGACAGGCGATAACGCTAGCAAAGTAAATGCCAAA GTAATAGCTGAAGGAGCGAATGGACCAACAACGCCGTCTGCTCACTGCATTTTAGTGAAAAAGAATGTTCTAGTGCTCCCCGACCTGATCGTAAATGCTGGAGGCGTAACCGTGTCATACTTCGAGTTCTTAAAGAATCTCAACCACGTCAGTTTTGGGAAACTGAGCATCAAGTTCTGGAGAGATTCTAATACTGCACTTTTAG ATTCGGTGGAGACTTCGCTCAAGTGTGCGAAGGTGGACGCTCGGATCGTGCCGACGGCGGCCTTCGCGTCCATGATGTCGGGCGCCAGCGAGAAGCACATCGTGGACACCGGCCTCGAGTACTCCACCACCAACACGTGCGCG AACGTGATCGCGACGGCTAAGACTCACAAATTAGGACTGGACATGAGAACGGCCGCTTACATCAACGCCATAGAAAAGATATTCTGCACATACGACGAACACGGCTTGGCTTTCTAA
- the LOC113496552 gene encoding glutamate dehydrogenase, mitochondrial-like isoform X1 → MSLLTNSSPQAALRIHFLFIYQDNVSFASLGKYFDLNMFPATRSFLRSKLPKLMKYVVPLQTTVRHYDIPDHLKKVVTEPNPSFFRMVEYFYHNAVRVCEPALFDHLNKRTHLSDKKKNQRVAGILKVMGSTNSSLQFEFPLQRKTGDYEIIQAYRCQHSVHRLPCKGGIRFSDEVNLDEVKALASLMTFKCAVSNVPFGGSKGGVCINPKKYTVAELQRITRRYTLELAKKNYIGAGIDVPAPDVNTSGREMSWIVDTYIKTLGYHDLNAAACVTGKPINGGGIAGRVEATGRGLFMVLNHFIQDANLMKMAGTEAGFKGKTAIIQGYGNVGSFSGLFLTKHGVKVIGVLEFDTCLSNPDGINPVELQKYMAQNKKSAKGFPGAKEVGPELLFEKCDILILAAMEKALTGDNASKVNAKVIAEGANGPTTPSAHCILVKKNVLVLPDLIVNAGGVTVSYFEFLKNLNHVSFGKLSIKFWRDSNTALLDSVETSLKCAKVDARIVPTAAFASMMSGASEKHIVDTGLEYSTTNTCANVIATAKTHKLGLDMRTAAYINAIEKIFCTYDEHGLAF, encoded by the exons atgtcgctactcacaaacagctcgccacaagctgccctgcggatccattttttatttatctatcaag ATAACGTTAGTTTCGCGAGCTTGGgaaaatatttcgatttaaaTATGTTTCCTGCAACTAGATCTTTTTTGAGGTCTAAGCTCCCTAAATTGATGAAGTATGTGGTCCCTTTGCAAACTACAGTCAGACATTATGATATTCCTGATCATTTGAAAAAAGTTGTTACGGAGCCAAATCCTAGCTTCTTCAGGATGGTGGAGTACTTCTACCATAACGCTGTGCGCGTCTGTGAACCGGCACTTTTTGACCACTTGAACAAGCGCACTCATTTGTCCGACAAGAAAAAGAACCAAAGGGTTGCTGGTATTTTGAAg GTAATGGGTTCGACCAACAGCAGTCTGCAATTCGAGTTTCCGCTTCAAAGAAAAACTGGCGATTACGAGATTATTCAGGCTTACCGCTGTCAACACAGCGTACATCGCCTCCCTTGTAAAGGAG GAATCAGATTCTCAGATGAAGTGAACTTGGACGAGGTTAAAGCTTTAGCTTCCTTGATGACTTTCAAGTGTGCTGTTTCGAATGTACCTTTTGGTGGCTCTAAAGGAG GTGTATGCATAAACCCTAAAAAATATACTGTGGCTGAACTCCAAAGAATTACGAGGCGTTATACTCTTGAACTAGCCAAGAAGAATTATATCG gcgCTGGTATTGACGTGCCAGCCCCCGACGTGAACACTTCGGGCAGAGAAATGTCTTGGATTGTGGATACCTACATCAAAACTTTAG GGTACCACGACTTGAATGCAGCGGCTTGCGTAACAGGCAAGCCCATCAATGGAGGTGGTATAGCTGGCCGCGTGGAGGCGACCGGGCGTGGACTGTTCATGGTGCTCAACCACTTCATACAGGACGCCAACTTGATGAAGATGGCCGGCACTGAAGCCGGTTTCAAG gGAAAGACAGCAATTATCCAAGGATATGGAAACGTCGGTAGTTTTTCAGGACTTTTCCTCACCAAACATGGCGTCAAGGTGATTGGAGTGCTGGAATTCGATACATGCTTGAGTAACCCTGACGGAATCAACCCCGTG GAGTTACAAAAGTATATGGCACAAAATAAGAAGAGCGCTAAAGGATTCCCTGGTGCAAAGGAAGTCGGGCCTGAATTATTGTTCgaaaaatgtgatattttaatattggcCGCTATGGAAAAAGCTTTGACAGGCGATAACGCTAGCAAAGTAAATGCCAAA GTAATAGCTGAAGGAGCGAATGGACCAACAACGCCGTCTGCTCACTGCATTTTAGTGAAAAAGAATGTTCTAGTGCTCCCCGACCTGATCGTAAATGCTGGAGGCGTAACCGTGTCATACTTCGAGTTCTTAAAGAATCTCAACCACGTCAGTTTTGGGAAACTGAGCATCAAGTTCTGGAGAGATTCTAATACTGCACTTTTAG ATTCGGTGGAGACTTCGCTCAAGTGTGCGAAGGTGGACGCTCGGATCGTGCCGACGGCGGCCTTCGCGTCCATGATGTCGGGCGCCAGCGAGAAGCACATCGTGGACACCGGCCTCGAGTACTCCACCACCAACACGTGCGCG AACGTGATCGCGACGGCTAAGACTCACAAATTAGGACTGGACATGAGAACGGCCGCTTACATCAACGCCATAGAAAAGATATTCTGCACATACGACGAACACGGCTTGGCTTTCTAA
- the LOC113496552 gene encoding glutamate dehydrogenase, mitochondrial-like isoform X3, which translates to MFPATRSFLRSKLPKLMKYVVPLQTTVRHYDIPDHLKKVVTEPNPSFFRMVEYFYHNAVRVCEPALFDHLNKRTHLSDKKKNQRVAGILKVMGSTNSSLQFEFPLQRKTGDYEIIQAYRCQHSVHRLPCKGGIRFSDEVNLDEVKALASLMTFKCAVSNVPFGGSKGGVCINPKKYTVAELQRITRRYTLELAKKNYIGAGIDVPAPDVNTSGREMSWIVDTYIKTLGYHDLNAAACVTGKPINGGGIAGRVEATGRGLFMVLNHFIQDANLMKMAGTEAGFKGKTAIIQGYGNVGSFSGLFLTKHGVKVIGVLEFDTCLSNPDGINPVELQKYMAQNKKSAKGFPGAKEVGPELLFEKCDILILAAMEKALTGDNASKVNAKVIAEGANGPTTPSAHCILVKKNVLVLPDLIVNAGGVTVSYFEFLKNLNHVSFGKLSIKFWRDSNTALLDSVETSLKCAKVDARIVPTAAFASMMSGASEKHIVDTGLEYSTTNTCANVIATAKTHKLGLDMRTAAYINAIEKIFCTYDEHGLAF; encoded by the exons ATGTTTCCTGCAACTAGATCTTTTTTGAGGTCTAAGCTCCCTAAATTGATGAAGTATGTGGTCCCTTTGCAAACTACAGTCAGACATTATGATATTCCTGATCATTTGAAAAAAGTTGTTACGGAGCCAAATCCTAGCTTCTTCAGGATGGTGGAGTACTTCTACCATAACGCTGTGCGCGTCTGTGAACCGGCACTTTTTGACCACTTGAACAAGCGCACTCATTTGTCCGACAAGAAAAAGAACCAAAGGGTTGCTGGTATTTTGAAg GTAATGGGTTCGACCAACAGCAGTCTGCAATTCGAGTTTCCGCTTCAAAGAAAAACTGGCGATTACGAGATTATTCAGGCTTACCGCTGTCAACACAGCGTACATCGCCTCCCTTGTAAAGGAG GAATCAGATTCTCAGATGAAGTGAACTTGGACGAGGTTAAAGCTTTAGCTTCCTTGATGACTTTCAAGTGTGCTGTTTCGAATGTACCTTTTGGTGGCTCTAAAGGAG GTGTATGCATAAACCCTAAAAAATATACTGTGGCTGAACTCCAAAGAATTACGAGGCGTTATACTCTTGAACTAGCCAAGAAGAATTATATCG gcgCTGGTATTGACGTGCCAGCCCCCGACGTGAACACTTCGGGCAGAGAAATGTCTTGGATTGTGGATACCTACATCAAAACTTTAG GGTACCACGACTTGAATGCAGCGGCTTGCGTAACAGGCAAGCCCATCAATGGAGGTGGTATAGCTGGCCGCGTGGAGGCGACCGGGCGTGGACTGTTCATGGTGCTCAACCACTTCATACAGGACGCCAACTTGATGAAGATGGCCGGCACTGAAGCCGGTTTCAAG gGAAAGACAGCAATTATCCAAGGATATGGAAACGTCGGTAGTTTTTCAGGACTTTTCCTCACCAAACATGGCGTCAAGGTGATTGGAGTGCTGGAATTCGATACATGCTTGAGTAACCCTGACGGAATCAACCCCGTG GAGTTACAAAAGTATATGGCACAAAATAAGAAGAGCGCTAAAGGATTCCCTGGTGCAAAGGAAGTCGGGCCTGAATTATTGTTCgaaaaatgtgatattttaatattggcCGCTATGGAAAAAGCTTTGACAGGCGATAACGCTAGCAAAGTAAATGCCAAA GTAATAGCTGAAGGAGCGAATGGACCAACAACGCCGTCTGCTCACTGCATTTTAGTGAAAAAGAATGTTCTAGTGCTCCCCGACCTGATCGTAAATGCTGGAGGCGTAACCGTGTCATACTTCGAGTTCTTAAAGAATCTCAACCACGTCAGTTTTGGGAAACTGAGCATCAAGTTCTGGAGAGATTCTAATACTGCACTTTTAG ATTCGGTGGAGACTTCGCTCAAGTGTGCGAAGGTGGACGCTCGGATCGTGCCGACGGCGGCCTTCGCGTCCATGATGTCGGGCGCCAGCGAGAAGCACATCGTGGACACCGGCCTCGAGTACTCCACCACCAACACGTGCGCG AACGTGATCGCGACGGCTAAGACTCACAAATTAGGACTGGACATGAGAACGGCCGCTTACATCAACGCCATAGAAAAGATATTCTGCACATACGACGAACACGGCTTGGCTTTCTAA
- the LOC113496554 gene encoding GDP-L-fucose synthase isoform X2, translating to MSGEKSVILVTGGTGLVGQAIKTVIEEEKQQQKSNNETWIFCGSKEADLRDKAQTEALFEKHKPTHVIHLAAMVGGLFHNMAHNLDFFRENMAINDNVLNASYKHNVKKVVSCLSTCIFPDKTTYPIDETMVHNGPPHTSNYGYSYAKRMIDILNRGYHETHGCTYTSVIPCNVFGPHDNYNLQASHVIPALIRRMDDAMQKGDSTFTVMGSGKPLRQFIYSLDLARLFIWVLRNYNSVEPIVLSVDEEDEVTISTVAEMIKKAHNYPGEIVYDTTKADGQYKKTASNKKLRSLYKDFKFTPFETAIHDTVAWFKQNRDHARL from the exons ATGAGTGGGGAAAAAAGTGTTATTTTGGTGACTGGAGGGACCGGCCTTGTAGGCCAGGCCATTAAAACCGTCATAGAAGAAGAAAAACAGCAACAGAAATCAAATAATGAAACTTGGATTTTCTGTGGCTCTAAGGAAGCAGATCTAAG AGATAAAGCTCAAACAGAGGCATTGTTTGAGAAACACAAGCCCACTCATGTGATTCACTTGGCTGCAATGGTTGGAGGGCTGTTTCACAACATGGCTCACAACTTAGACTTCTTT AGAGAGAACATGGCAATCAACGATAATGTATTGAACGCCAGCTACAAACATAATGTGAAGAAAGTCGTGTCATGCTTATCAACATGCATTTTTCCTGATAAAACTACGTATCCTATTGACGAGACTATG GTCCACAATGGTCCCCCTCACACCTCTAATTATGGCTACAGCTATGCAAAAAGGATGATTGATATTCTAAATAG AGGCTACCACGAGACGCACGGCTGCACGTACACGTCGGTGATCCCGTGCAACGTGTTCGGGCCGCACGACAACTACAACCTGCAGGCCAGCCACGTCATACCCGCGCTCATCAGGAGGATGGACGACGCTATGCAGAAAG GTGACTCGACGTTCACAGTGATGGGCAGCGGCAAGCCCCTGCGCCAGTTCATATACTCGCTGGACTTGGCGCGCCTCTTCATTTGGGTGCTCAGGAACTACAACAGTGTGGAGCCTATCGTGTTGTCCG TCGACGAAGAGGACGAAGTGACTATCAGCACGGTAGCGGAAATGATAAAGAAAGCGCACAATTACCCCGGCGAGATTGTGTATGATACCACCAAAGCCGATGGCCAGTATAAAAAGACGGCTTCGAACAAAAAACTAAGAAGTCTGTACAAAGACTTTAAATTCACGCCTTTTGAGACTGCGATACACGACACTGTAGCCTGGTTCAAGCAGAATAGGGATCATGCTAGATTGTAA
- the LOC113496554 gene encoding GDP-L-fucose synthase isoform X1, with product MMSGEKSVILVTGGTGLVGQAIKTVIEEEKQQQKSNNETWIFCGSKEADLRDKAQTEALFEKHKPTHVIHLAAMVGGLFHNMAHNLDFFRENMAINDNVLNASYKHNVKKVVSCLSTCIFPDKTTYPIDETMVHNGPPHTSNYGYSYAKRMIDILNRGYHETHGCTYTSVIPCNVFGPHDNYNLQASHVIPALIRRMDDAMQKGDSTFTVMGSGKPLRQFIYSLDLARLFIWVLRNYNSVEPIVLSVDEEDEVTISTVAEMIKKAHNYPGEIVYDTTKADGQYKKTASNKKLRSLYKDFKFTPFETAIHDTVAWFKQNRDHARL from the exons ATG ATGAGTGGGGAAAAAAGTGTTATTTTGGTGACTGGAGGGACCGGCCTTGTAGGCCAGGCCATTAAAACCGTCATAGAAGAAGAAAAACAGCAACAGAAATCAAATAATGAAACTTGGATTTTCTGTGGCTCTAAGGAAGCAGATCTAAG AGATAAAGCTCAAACAGAGGCATTGTTTGAGAAACACAAGCCCACTCATGTGATTCACTTGGCTGCAATGGTTGGAGGGCTGTTTCACAACATGGCTCACAACTTAGACTTCTTT AGAGAGAACATGGCAATCAACGATAATGTATTGAACGCCAGCTACAAACATAATGTGAAGAAAGTCGTGTCATGCTTATCAACATGCATTTTTCCTGATAAAACTACGTATCCTATTGACGAGACTATG GTCCACAATGGTCCCCCTCACACCTCTAATTATGGCTACAGCTATGCAAAAAGGATGATTGATATTCTAAATAG AGGCTACCACGAGACGCACGGCTGCACGTACACGTCGGTGATCCCGTGCAACGTGTTCGGGCCGCACGACAACTACAACCTGCAGGCCAGCCACGTCATACCCGCGCTCATCAGGAGGATGGACGACGCTATGCAGAAAG GTGACTCGACGTTCACAGTGATGGGCAGCGGCAAGCCCCTGCGCCAGTTCATATACTCGCTGGACTTGGCGCGCCTCTTCATTTGGGTGCTCAGGAACTACAACAGTGTGGAGCCTATCGTGTTGTCCG TCGACGAAGAGGACGAAGTGACTATCAGCACGGTAGCGGAAATGATAAAGAAAGCGCACAATTACCCCGGCGAGATTGTGTATGATACCACCAAAGCCGATGGCCAGTATAAAAAGACGGCTTCGAACAAAAAACTAAGAAGTCTGTACAAAGACTTTAAATTCACGCCTTTTGAGACTGCGATACACGACACTGTAGCCTGGTTCAAGCAGAATAGGGATCATGCTAGATTGTAA